The sequence GCAGGCGGCAGACGCCAGATCCATCTCGGGCAGCGTGCGGCGGCCAAACACATGCGCCTCGCGTCCCGGCGGCAGGGCCACGACCAGCAGCTCGGCGGCATCGAGCACGCCCTGCACCTTGAGTTTCATGAACGCATCCTCGCGCTCGCCCAGGGCTTGCGCGGTCAGCACCCGCTCCAGCTCGACCAGCGCATGCACGCTTTCACGCAAGGGGCGGCTGCGGATTCGGAGGAAGCGCCACGGCTGCATGAAGCCGACGCTGGGCGCATGGTGGGCGGCCGACAGCAGGCGCTGCAGCAGGTCGTCGGCGACCGTGCCGCCGCTGAAGTGGCGCATGTCGCGCCGCTCATGGATGGCGCGGTACACGGCCTGGCGCTCGGGCAGGCTGAAGGCGTGGCTGGCGCCATCAGGCGCGTTCACGCCCTCAGTCTTCAATGCCGCGCTGGGCCGGAATGCCCGCGTTGAACGCATGCTTGACCTTGGTCATCTCGGTCACGGTGTCGGCCAGCTCGATGATCTCGGGCGGGCAGCGGCGGCCGGTGATGACCACATGCACATCCTTCGGGCGGCTCTTGAGCGTCAGCAGCACGTCACCCAGCGGCAGCCAGCCGTAGATCAGCGGGTAGGTCAGCTCGTCGAGGACGACCATGAAGTTCTCGCCGTTCAGTATCTCGGCCTTGGCCTTTTCCCAGCCATTGCGCGCCAGCTGGGCCGAATGCTCCAGGTCCTGGCTTTTCCAGCTGAAGCCGTCGCCCAGCCCTTCAATCGCAATGCCCAGCTGCTCGAACATGCGGTGCTCGCCGAAGCGGGCGCTCGGCACCTTCATGAACTGGAAAATCTTCACGGCCTTGCCATGCACATGGTGGCGGCCGTGGGCGCGCAGGGCCAGGCCAAAGGCGGCGGTGCTTTTGCCCTTGCCGTCGCCGGTGTTGACGATCACGAGGCCCCGGCGTTCGCCCTCGGGCTTGTCATAGGGTTTGTCGGTGGGGGGGGTTTCAATGTTCATGGGAAATTAGAACTTATCGGGAGGAGGTTTGAAATCAGGGCTGAGCCGCACCGTCTCGCCGATGATCAGCAAGCCGGGCTGCGGGCCATAGCCCGGAGCGCATGCCACCAGAGCGCTCAGCCCGGTGGCGATGACGGTCTGGCCCGCCCGGGTGCCGTCGCGCACGATGGCGGCCGGGGTGTCGGGCGCCAGTCCGTGGGCGATCAGCTGCTGCGCAATCTGCGCCAGGCGCTGCACGCCCATGTAAAAAACCAGGGTCTGGCCGGGCCGCGCCAAAGCCTGCCAGTCGTGCGTGGCCTCGTCATCGGCCAAGTGGCCGGGCAAAAACACGCAGCTGCCCGCCAGGTCGCGGTGGGTCAGGGGAATGCCAGCGGCCGCCGAGCAGCCGCTGGCCGCCGTCACCCCTGGCACCACCTCGAAAGCCAGGCCCGCCGCCTGCAGGGCCTGCACCTCTTCGCCGCCGCGTCCGAACACATAGGGGTCGCCGCCCTTGAGGCGAACCACGCGCCGCCCCAGGCGCGCATGCTCAACCAGCAAGGCATGGATGCCGTCCTGCGGCACCGAGTGATCGCCCAGCGCCTTGCCGACATACACGCGCAGGGCGGCCGGCGGGATCAGCGCCAGCACCTCGGGCGTGATGAGGCGGTCATGCACCACCACCTCGGCGCGCTGCAGCCGGTCAAGGGCGCGTAGCGTCATCAAATCAGCCGGACCCGGCCCGGCGCCGACGATGGAGACAAAGCCACCGCCGCCCTGCCCGGCTTCAAGCGTCATGGCCGCCATCCGGTCCCTGGTGAAACACCAGATCCTCCACGGGTTGGCCGCCGACCAGATGCTGCCCGATGATGCGGTCCATGTTGGCGCTGGTCACGTTGTAGTACCAGGTGCCGTCAGGCTGCACGCACATCACCGGCCCGCCCTTGCAGGCGGCAAAGCAGCTCACGCGGCTGCGCTTGACGCGCATCTCGCCGTCGTGCAGGCCAGCGGCCTTGAACTTGTCGCCCAGGCTGTCGAACAAGTCCTGCGAGGCGCCATCCTGCGTGCAGCGCGGGCCGATGCAGACCAGCAGGTGGCGCTTGTAGCTGCCAATCTTGGGCTTGACCACCTCGTTCATGCTTCGGACTCCTCGGCGCTGACCGCTTCCTGTTTGACGGCTTCGTTTTCAACCGGCGCGGCCAGCACGGCCTCGATGTAGTCGGCCGGCAGTTGGTGGCGCAGCGCCAGCGCGGCAACCGTTTCACCATCGGCATGGTCGATGCGCAGGTTCTCCATCCAGCC comes from Polaromonas naphthalenivorans CJ2 and encodes:
- the bluB gene encoding 5,6-dimethylbenzimidazole synthase, with the translated sequence MNAPDGASHAFSLPERQAVYRAIHERRDMRHFSGGTVADDLLQRLLSAAHHAPSVGFMQPWRFLRIRSRPLRESVHALVELERVLTAQALGEREDAFMKLKVQGVLDAAELLVVALPPGREAHVFGRRTLPEMDLASAACAIQNLWLAARAEGLGMGWVSIFCPVKLGELLNMPEGSKPIAILCLGPVHAFYDQPMLQAEKWARRAALADMVFEDHWGQPAGAPVPASDF
- a CDS encoding (2Fe-2S) ferredoxin domain-containing protein, whose amino-acid sequence is MNEVVKPKIGSYKRHLLVCIGPRCTQDGASQDLFDSLGDKFKAAGLHDGEMRVKRSRVSCFAACKGGPVMCVQPDGTWYYNVTSANMDRIIGQHLVGGQPVEDLVFHQGPDGGHDA
- the cobO gene encoding cob(I)yrinic acid a,c-diamide adenosyltransferase, yielding MNIETPPTDKPYDKPEGERRGLVIVNTGDGKGKSTAAFGLALRAHGRHHVHGKAVKIFQFMKVPSARFGEHRMFEQLGIAIEGLGDGFSWKSQDLEHSAQLARNGWEKAKAEILNGENFMVVLDELTYPLIYGWLPLGDVLLTLKSRPKDVHVVITGRRCPPEIIELADTVTEMTKVKHAFNAGIPAQRGIED
- the cobA gene encoding uroporphyrinogen-III C-methyltransferase; this translates as MTLEAGQGGGGFVSIVGAGPGPADLMTLRALDRLQRAEVVVHDRLITPEVLALIPPAALRVYVGKALGDHSVPQDGIHALLVEHARLGRRVVRLKGGDPYVFGRGGEEVQALQAAGLAFEVVPGVTAASGCSAAAGIPLTHRDLAGSCVFLPGHLADDEATHDWQALARPGQTLVFYMGVQRLAQIAQQLIAHGLAPDTPAAIVRDGTRAGQTVIATGLSALVACAPGYGPQPGLLIIGETVRLSPDFKPPPDKF